The sequence ctttggaaaaaagaaCCCTTCTTAGCATCCTAATTAATGATCGAGATAAAATAAgacttaaaatatattttacaaagAGGACATTATCAACCTCTGTATTTGCTCAACTCACTAATACATTACACACAGTCTGAGTATTTATACACGTATTGGGAATCAATAAAACATCTTAAGGAAAATATCTAGATGTATTGCCTGGCAAGAATCTGTTGCAACGGAATCCAATGGTTATAACAGATATTTGGAGCTGATGAAGGAGGGGAAGAGTCTGAAGACTAAAATGTTGTCGTTGGCTTTAAGTGAACACACGTGAGGCTTAGAACTAAGACTGTCACACTTGTTTTCCTTTGAGACAAAACACACAGCTTATAACAATATGTtcattctaaatttctaatacTCTGTCCAGAACGTAAAGCAGTTTCTGTACAGTACATCAATTATTATATCCTGCATGTAATACAGAACAAGTTagataaaatagaatataagTAACGAGAAGAAGCTAGGACAAGACGAACAGAAAGATGAGGAACAACATATGCTTACTGTATATATTCGACGTTAATTTTTGCTGTGGGAGAGTTAGAGATGGCTGCAAAAGCATTAGTCGACATGAGAAGGGTGGAAGGGCACGGCGATCGTGGGCAGTAATCCACCACCTTAACATCAATGGTGCCGTCCTTACATGGTTTGTTATTTCCACTTAAGCACCTCAGCCTATAACGCCTCCCGCAGGCAGCACCATTATCCCACAATCCCTCACTCACTGCCACAAAAAGATTTCCTGGAGGGAACTGATCTTGTCGGTTTCCATTGCAACGTGTGGCTGCATTAAGAGattctaattaattaatgaGCATTTTAATTAGCTTATCAAAAACTAACTAGGCATATTACATATATGCTTATACTatactatactttttttttacctgaAGGAAAAGCAAAATTGCCTATTCAATATGCTTGCGAGTTGTCAAAAGGAATAATTTTAAAGTTATGGAATCTGTCTAATTACTGCGCTTGAGATGTATCTAGCACCAAGAACCTAGTAATTCAGTGACATTTTATTTGCTCTTCTTTATTGAGATATCTTTAGTATTTTA is a genomic window of Quercus lobata isolate SW786 chromosome 2, ValleyOak3.0 Primary Assembly, whole genome shotgun sequence containing:
- the LOC115977954 gene encoding EG45-like domain containing protein, giving the protein MRFLVILAIVVLGLIGLVLGDICTAASYGPPYIPTRCNGNRQDQFPPGNLFVAVSEGLWDNGAACGRRYRLRCLSGNNKPCKDGTIDVKVVDYCPRSPCPSTLLMSTNAFAAISNSPTAKINVEYIQI